A genomic window from Rattus norvegicus strain BN/NHsdMcwi chromosome 9, GRCr8, whole genome shotgun sequence includes:
- the Mob4 gene encoding MOB-like protein phocein isoform X1: MVMAEGTAVLRRNRPGTKAQDFYNWPDESFDEMDSTLAVQQYIQQNIRADCSNIDKILEPPEGQDEGVWKYEHLRQFCLELNGLAVKLQSECHPDTCTQMTATEQWIFLCAAHKTPKECPAIDYTRHTLDGAACLLNSNKYFPSRVSIKESSVAKLGSVCRRIYRIFSHAYFHHRQIFDEYEVSMCLSLLYIVVITIMTKSNSERKRLLLLSTLRFDSITGETRTGT, from the exons ATGGTCATGGCGGAGGGGACGGCAGTGCTGAGGCGGAACAGGCCAGGCACCAAGGCGCAG GATTTCTATAATTGGCCTGATGAATCATTTGATGAAATGGACAGTACACTTGCTGTTCAGCAg TATATTCAACAGAACATAAGGGCAGACTGCTCCAATATTGACAAAATTCTTGAACCACCTGAAGGTCAAGATGAAGGTGTATGGAAGTATGAACATTTAAG gCAATTCTGCCTTGAACTAAATGGACTTGCTGTCAAACTTCAG AGTGAGTGCCATCCTGATACTTGTACTCAGATGACAGCAACTGAAcaatggatttttctttgtgcAGCTCATAAAACTCCAAAAGAG tGTCCTGCCATAGATTATACAAGACACACACTGGATGGTGCTGCATGTCTTCTGAATAGCAATAAATATTTTCCCAGCAG gGTTAGCATAAAAGAATCATCTGTAGCAAAACTAGGATCAGTGTGCCGTAGGATTTACAGAATATTCTCACATGCCTATTTTCATCACCGGCAGatatttgatgaatatgaagtaagTATGTGTCTTAGCTTACTTTATATTGTTGTGATAACgatcatgaccaaaagtaactcaGAGAGGAAACGGTTATTGCTACTTTCAACTCTTAGGTTCGACTCCATTACTGGGGAAACCAGGACAGGGACTTGA